The proteins below are encoded in one region of Aequorivita iocasae:
- a CDS encoding DUF4126 domain-containing protein, translated as MENLDIIISIFLGIGLAAAVGFRVFLPLLVLSLAGYCEVIPLNESWQWMGSLTAMITMGVATVVEIFGYYIPWLDNLLDTIALPLATLAGTAVMVATIADLSPVVTWSLAIIAGGGTAALIKGNASAARLTSTATTAGTANPILATVETAIAVVMAFASIFIPILAFVLVVFLFFVIFRFYKKLRKKRLPPT; from the coding sequence ATGGAAAACTTGGATATCATCATCAGTATTTTTCTGGGCATCGGTTTGGCCGCTGCCGTAGGTTTCCGTGTTTTTTTACCATTGTTGGTTTTGAGTTTAGCTGGCTATTGCGAAGTAATCCCTTTGAATGAAAGCTGGCAATGGATGGGAAGCTTGACAGCTATGATAACTATGGGTGTTGCAACTGTCGTAGAAATATTTGGATATTATATTCCTTGGCTCGACAATTTGCTGGATACGATAGCATTGCCCTTGGCAACCTTGGCCGGAACGGCAGTTATGGTTGCTACAATTGCAGATCTGAGCCCAGTAGTCACGTGGTCTTTGGCTATTATAGCCGGAGGTGGCACGGCTGCATTAATTAAAGGAAATGCTTCCGCAGCACGGTTAACTTCAACCGCCACAACAGCTGGTACGGCTAACCCTATATTAGCAACAGTGGAAACAGCAATTGCTGTAGTTATGGCTTTTGCTTCGATATTTATACCTATTTTGGCTTTTGTACTTGTGGTATTTTTGTTTTTTGTGATATTCCGATTCTATAAAAAGCTTCGCAAAAAAAGATTGCCACCCACTTAA